A single genomic interval of Fibrobacter sp. UWB4 harbors:
- a CDS encoding glycoside hydrolase family 9 protein codes for MKKLLSAITLLALLSIDHATAQLPNIDRTCTNCDRRYLDSLNVYDRRPIRVNQAGFRPQDNKYAYVADTKETTFKVIDANTGKEVPGGGNLEKLGTYPKPSIWVRGAFKSIGASLYQFGDTTTTGTETLYKADFTPLSTTGEYFLVVGKDTSATFHVHPSIYNAILENALKFFGVQRCGNTNSQLHGPCHLKDGSEIGHDLTGGWHDCGDHFKVSETLSYAAYALATTYLVYKDKAEDRYGKSYNDTTIVDGYPDILYEAKIGADYIYKLYLASKANGLIDQGDMYHSIAVGDPDHQFWDVPEKQDAQPQSKGGPDRHVAKGIGTASGMYAAALAYFAVGWSVYEPEYAKKLLDAAEDIYKKVMRPVSPYKKGTYKTTDELGGFYPGGSSETNMIDDAAAAALALWYATKDTMYQYDLYKNMDINDNSTNYMYNNEPNDAGPYFKAGYLGLRSGFYPGGWMTDFENVHSYVLFSFAKLILKDAEIAKSYGINELERDTLLQRTTNALRRLTDDGSEGSKNIYTNRFGSVTAVPPYNLVWTSSDWGFNRYNLGAANAIFMLSEILPPGPEKEAYKNLALDNIYYNLGANPWDISFLMGAGDKNPNHPHNRAANPDGYNAGGMPYKYKCPKGALMGGRAPDKPLLEDWEDYTATETCIDFSVQLLMPAQSLAETLPPDNEGPLFSNIMGIPTSDTTAIITWETNEVALVTVFYDITTSATNVKSVQQKTASKGGSITLTGLTPGQTYYFFLEGIDTKQNITTDDNHGNWYQFTMTTTETKISGVTICQVDHRSAKIYWWSSNRMNGIVKFGKAKGHYTETATAKDGAVLFHEAELTNLEPGTTYYFKVYSGTAESEEYSFTTDAYATYADLDIYVKPSAFQDENKCNTTNGWQNCSIFFIEIDNNDTTAFEDFELRFYLGANDKLEIPVSYNSMSYDGTGTYSGSPQIDFGPNTADATGAYYMPIKVNGKLAVSGRIIIHVKWLNATYSAFNNGWSLIAHKGEDAPEVFDGIDLEMAPYFKGRESEQLEINDRGDTVIAFTRDPYIPVYYHGKHIYGYGPDYTPEDGPQIIRKVDISFSSPFVSPIHSVEKVDAKTLYEATSTVKPTGLLDAVEMNGNPYPFKKAIEQRADSILFGVDTTLAYGNNYMEWVSWHNRNANQKTKNPYDCACAIARTNVEIDSITKPLEKRYLVFDKSKITGYKDKFVEVQISLLDSNLDVLKDEKNLNVELVSDDANVLFYTDPTATIPVNTVTLYDGVATIYVSSPIAVTTKIYAKHPNTKDYSYSPAIAELVIEDLPPWPIIDVAKIVDLNCDNIPDAMDITLSSEYGENQKFISISFVYEGTSYTTNKVKSLNGKSLVVEFDDIKDIVTNATGKITLSSDVQGQVKTVEDSYYDGMPPALLSATILERLDTATTDHLYLQFSEPISAPGTSFPLILYAKDGITQATTPTVLSAKLYNESKNIWDFEIAFDAGNGSLITAGMWGQLNPAGTITDLNGNGVAGLCTPEKIEILLKVLPIPMTYAVITDKHQNGYASHVDVTFAKPLDATHTPETLEIIFGTAKPETLTVEKSNFVLNGENLSIDLVKPFNFGNTAGNYEGTVPGGKSLEHAGLVTQYLGKGAALETNSVLAEDKVGPVFVTAKINQTSSADVLTITASEPLVIADTAQQFFRHKRAEKQSNITKGSFSTWNFAQNNTILTFIYMDDLSGSVMEGDFVRMGSMMTSTFKDANGNYPEFEVPWVLVNGNGVPRIKFDVKLRETINNLNSLNRTKVEANEAMRFYIKNAATGKFDMIQKEQVTQTGIDSADIGGAIFDVTLTVPRGTSIGDECAWENLLVKFNIPIYSNLGNYVNRFKQSFNVNPKQYLNSNNQVVFAIEWANKAPSGIRTHEDRAVGTGAYIYKAEIEAKFSPNTSNPEIKNNQKLVQNFSTKTSFEQKKTFGIKRTK; via the coding sequence ATGAAAAAACTACTCAGCGCAATAACCTTACTAGCATTGCTTAGCATTGATCATGCTACAGCACAGCTTCCAAACATCGACAGGACATGCACCAACTGCGACCGTCGATATCTGGACTCCCTGAATGTCTATGACAGGCGCCCCATCCGCGTCAACCAGGCAGGCTTTAGGCCGCAGGACAATAAATACGCCTACGTTGCCGACACCAAGGAAACGACATTTAAGGTGATCGACGCTAATACGGGTAAGGAAGTTCCCGGTGGTGGAAACCTGGAGAAACTTGGAACATATCCCAAGCCATCCATTTGGGTTCGTGGCGCCTTCAAGTCGATCGGCGCTTCGCTCTACCAGTTCGGCGATACGACAACAACCGGAACGGAGACGCTTTACAAAGCTGACTTTACGCCGCTTTCGACAACAGGCGAGTACTTCCTTGTTGTAGGAAAGGACACCTCGGCCACTTTCCATGTTCATCCTTCAATCTATAACGCCATTCTTGAAAACGCGCTCAAGTTCTTTGGCGTCCAGCGCTGCGGCAATACAAATTCCCAGCTCCACGGCCCCTGCCACTTGAAAGACGGTTCCGAAATCGGTCACGACTTGACAGGCGGCTGGCATGACTGCGGAGACCATTTCAAGGTTTCAGAAACGCTGAGCTATGCAGCCTACGCTCTTGCAACGACATACCTCGTTTACAAGGACAAGGCTGAAGACCGCTACGGAAAATCCTACAATGACACAACCATTGTTGACGGCTATCCTGATATTCTTTACGAAGCAAAAATCGGTGCCGACTATATCTACAAGCTTTATTTAGCGTCTAAGGCAAACGGACTTATCGATCAAGGCGACATGTACCATTCCATCGCCGTCGGAGATCCTGACCACCAGTTCTGGGACGTTCCAGAAAAGCAAGATGCACAGCCGCAGTCCAAAGGCGGTCCTGACCGTCACGTCGCAAAGGGAATCGGAACGGCGTCCGGCATGTATGCCGCCGCTCTCGCCTATTTTGCTGTAGGTTGGAGCGTCTATGAACCAGAGTATGCAAAGAAGCTCCTGGATGCAGCCGAAGACATCTATAAAAAAGTGATGAGACCCGTATCGCCCTATAAAAAAGGCACCTACAAGACGACCGATGAACTTGGCGGATTCTATCCGGGTGGCTCTAGCGAAACGAACATGATCGACGACGCAGCTGCAGCAGCACTTGCTCTTTGGTATGCCACAAAAGATACCATGTACCAGTACGACCTGTACAAGAACATGGATATCAATGACAACAGCACAAACTACATGTACAACAACGAACCGAATGATGCAGGTCCATATTTTAAGGCCGGTTATCTCGGTCTCAGAAGCGGCTTTTATCCAGGCGGATGGATGACCGACTTTGAAAACGTCCATTCCTATGTACTGTTCTCTTTTGCAAAGCTCATCTTGAAGGATGCAGAAATTGCAAAGTCCTACGGCATCAACGAACTTGAACGCGATACACTCTTGCAGCGTACGACAAACGCACTCCGCCGCCTTACAGATGACGGCTCTGAAGGTTCCAAGAACATCTACACGAACCGTTTTGGAAGCGTAACAGCCGTTCCGCCTTACAACCTTGTATGGACATCCAGCGACTGGGGCTTTAACCGCTATAATCTTGGCGCCGCAAACGCCATTTTCATGCTCTCGGAAATTCTCCCTCCGGGTCCAGAAAAAGAAGCTTACAAGAACCTCGCTCTTGACAACATTTACTATAACCTTGGCGCAAACCCGTGGGATATTTCCTTCTTGATGGGTGCAGGCGACAAGAATCCGAACCACCCCCACAACCGCGCTGCAAACCCGGACGGCTACAACGCCGGTGGTATGCCGTACAAGTACAAATGTCCGAAGGGTGCCCTTATGGGTGGACGCGCTCCGGACAAGCCGCTACTTGAAGACTGGGAAGACTATACCGCTACAGAAACATGCATTGACTTCTCTGTCCAGCTTTTGATGCCTGCACAAAGCCTTGCAGAAACGCTCCCGCCAGACAACGAAGGGCCGCTCTTCAGCAATATCATGGGCATTCCAACATCGGATACCACCGCAATTATCACCTGGGAAACAAACGAAGTCGCCCTCGTCACGGTATTCTACGACATTACCACTAGCGCAACAAACGTAAAGTCCGTTCAGCAAAAGACAGCCTCTAAGGGCGGAAGCATAACGCTTACCGGCCTTACTCCGGGACAGACTTACTACTTCTTCCTCGAAGGAATCGATACCAAGCAAAACATCACCACCGATGACAACCATGGAAACTGGTACCAGTTCACCATGACAACAACAGAAACGAAAATATCTGGCGTCACGATTTGCCAAGTCGATCACCGCAGTGCAAAGATTTACTGGTGGAGTTCTAACCGCATGAACGGCATCGTAAAGTTCGGCAAGGCTAAAGGCCACTACACCGAAACAGCCACTGCAAAAGACGGCGCCGTGCTCTTCCATGAAGCTGAACTCACAAATCTCGAACCGGGAACGACCTATTACTTCAAAGTTTATTCCGGAACGGCTGAATCCGAAGAATACTCTTTTACGACGGATGCATACGCCACCTACGCCGACCTCGATATTTACGTCAAGCCAAGCGCATTCCAGGACGAAAACAAATGCAATACCACAAACGGCTGGCAGAACTGTAGTATTTTCTTTATTGAAATTGACAACAACGACACGACTGCCTTTGAAGACTTTGAACTTCGCTTTTATCTGGGCGCAAACGACAAGCTCGAAATACCGGTCAGCTACAACAGCATGAGCTATGACGGTACCGGCACATATTCAGGTTCTCCTCAAATAGACTTCGGCCCCAACACCGCCGATGCTACAGGCGCCTATTACATGCCCATCAAAGTCAACGGCAAGCTTGCCGTTTCCGGTAGAATTATTATCCATGTGAAATGGCTCAATGCAACATATAGTGCCTTCAATAACGGCTGGTCGCTTATAGCCCACAAGGGAGAAGACGCCCCAGAAGTATTTGACGGCATAGACCTAGAAATGGCACCGTATTTCAAAGGCCGCGAATCAGAACAACTAGAAATAAATGACCGCGGTGATACGGTCATAGCCTTTACACGCGACCCCTACATTCCAGTTTATTACCACGGCAAGCACATTTACGGCTACGGTCCCGACTACACCCCAGAAGACGGACCTCAGATTATCCGTAAGGTCGATATTTCGTTCTCAAGCCCGTTCGTCTCCCCGATCCATTCTGTCGAAAAGGTCGATGCAAAGACGTTATACGAGGCAACAAGTACCGTTAAGCCGACAGGTCTCCTTGACGCCGTAGAAATGAATGGCAACCCCTATCCGTTCAAAAAGGCCATCGAACAACGAGCCGATTCCATCCTTTTTGGCGTAGATACGACTCTCGCCTACGGCAACAACTATATGGAATGGGTCAGCTGGCACAACAGAAATGCAAACCAAAAGACCAAGAATCCTTACGACTGCGCATGCGCAATCGCCCGTACAAATGTCGAAATCGACAGCATTACCAAGCCTCTTGAAAAGCGCTATCTCGTGTTCGACAAGAGCAAAATTACGGGATACAAGGACAAGTTCGTCGAAGTGCAGATTTCACTCCTTGACAGCAATCTAGACGTTCTCAAGGACGAAAAGAACTTGAATGTTGAACTCGTCAGCGACGATGCCAATGTTCTCTTCTACACCGATCCGACGGCAACGATTCCGGTCAACACCGTTACACTTTACGATGGTGTTGCCACAATTTACGTAAGCTCACCTATTGCAGTGACAACAAAGATCTATGCAAAGCATCCCAATACAAAGGATTACTCTTACTCGCCAGCAATCGCAGAACTGGTCATCGAGGATTTGCCGCCATGGCCGATTATCGATGTCGCCAAGATTGTTGACTTGAACTGCGACAACATTCCTGATGCAATGGACATTACCCTTTCTTCGGAATATGGCGAAAACCAGAAGTTCATAAGCATTTCGTTTGTCTACGAAGGAACGTCATACACCACGAATAAGGTCAAATCGTTGAACGGCAAGTCTCTCGTTGTCGAATTCGACGATATCAAGGACATTGTTACGAACGCTACTGGAAAAATCACGCTTTCAAGCGACGTTCAGGGACAGGTAAAGACGGTCGAAGATTCCTATTATGACGGCATGCCGCCGGCACTGCTATCTGCAACGATTCTCGAACGCCTAGATACAGCAACTACAGACCACCTCTACTTGCAGTTCAGCGAACCGATTTCCGCTCCAGGCACAAGCTTCCCGCTCATTCTTTACGCCAAGGATGGCATAACCCAGGCTACAACGCCTACAGTCCTTTCGGCAAAGCTTTACAACGAATCGAAGAACATCTGGGACTTTGAAATCGCCTTCGACGCAGGAAACGGCTCCCTTATCACAGCAGGCATGTGGGGACAGCTCAACCCCGCAGGTACGATTACGGACTTGAACGGAAACGGAGTCGCAGGTCTCTGCACTCCAGAAAAGATCGAAATACTGCTCAAGGTCTTGCCGATTCCGATGACCTATGCGGTCATTACAGACAAGCACCAAAACGGTTACGCAAGCCATGTCGATGTGACATTTGCAAAGCCTCTCGATGCCACACACACGCCAGAGACTTTGGAAATAATCTTCGGTACGGCAAAGCCTGAAACGCTCACCGTCGAAAAGAGCAACTTCGTCCTTAACGGCGAAAATCTCTCTATCGACCTTGTAAAGCCATTCAATTTTGGCAATACCGCAGGTAATTACGAAGGAACAGTTCCTGGCGGAAAGAGCCTTGAACACGCAGGACTTGTCACGCAATACCTCGGTAAAGGCGCCGCTCTCGAAACAAATTCCGTACTCGCCGAAGACAAGGTGGGCCCGGTCTTTGTGACTGCAAAAATCAACCAGACATCGTCAGCAGACGTATTGACAATCACCGCAAGTGAACCGCTGGTTATTGCAGATACAGCTCAGCAATTCTTTAGACACAAGCGAGCCGAAAAGCAGTCCAACATAACCAAGGGCAGCTTCTCTACTTGGAACTTCGCTCAAAACAACACCATTCTCACATTCATTTACATGGATGACCTTTCTGGATCCGTCATGGAAGGTGACTTTGTAAGAATGGGTTCGATGATGACAAGCACATTCAAGGATGCAAACGGCAACTATCCAGAATTTGAAGTGCCCTGGGTTCTGGTCAACGGAAACGGCGTTCCGAGAATCAAGTTCGACGTGAAGCTCCGCGAAACAATCAACAACTTGAATTCGTTGAACCGTACCAAGGTAGAAGCCAATGAAGCTATGCGTTTCTATATCAAGAATGCGGCAACAGGCAAGTTTGACATGATCCAGAAGGAACAAGTAACACAAACGGGTATTGATTCTGCCGACATCGGTGGAGCCATATTCGATGTGACACTCACGGTTCCCCGTGGTACATCTATCGGCGACGAATGCGCTTGGGAAAATCTTCTTGTCAAGTTCAATATTCCGATATACTCGAACCTCGGTAACTATGTCAACCGATTCAAGCAGTCGTTCAATGTCAATCCGAAGCAGTACCTCAATTCAAACAACCAGGTGGTATTCGCAATCGAATGGGCAAACAAGGCTCCTTCCGGCATCCGCACTCATGAAGACAGAGCGGTCGGCACTGGCGCCTACATTTACAAGGCTGAAATTGAAGCGAAGTTCTCACCCAACACGAGCAACCCTGAAATCAAGAACAATCAGAAGCTTGTCCAGAACTTCTCGACAAAGACATCCTTTGAACAGAAAAAGACATTCGGTATCAAGAGAACAAAGTAA